A segment of the Calditrichota bacterium genome:
GGAACACCTAAATCAGCCCGCTTTGTTCTTCCGCTGCCTGAACCGTATTTTTCATAAGCATGACGATTGTCATCGGGCCAACCCCACCGGGAACGGGTGTAATGGCAGCGGCTTTTTCAGAAACCGAGGCAAAATCCACATCCCCTTCCAGATGATAGCCGCGCTTTTGGGTGGGGTCATCCACACGATTCACACCCACATCGATGACCACGACTCCCTTTTTGACCATGTCCCCCGTAATTGTCCGAGGGCGCCCGGCAGCAGCGATCAGGATGTCCGCCTGCCGCGTTAAATCCGAAAGATTTTTTGTATGCGTATGGCACACCGTAACGGTGGCATTTCCGGCAGGCGTCTTTTGAATCAGCAAATTGGCAAGGGGTTTTCCGACGATATTGCTTCGGCCAACAATAACAACATGTTTGCCGTCGGGGGTGTAACCGTACCGGGTTAACAGCTCAATCACTCCGGCAGGTGTACAGGGAAGAAACGACGGCGTCCCCGCCACCAATCTCCCGACATTGATGGGATGAAATCCGTCCACATCCTTCCGGGGATGAATCACCTCTATGATCTGATTGGAATTTATATGGGATGGCAGCGGCATTTGCACCAGTATTCCGTGAACGGAAGGATCCTGATTGAGCCGTTCGATGTGCTCAACCAGCTCTTCCTGTGTTGTTTGAGCCGGCAAGCGAATGGTTTCTGAAAAAAGTTCGAGCGCCTCACAGGCCTTCTTTTTCATCGAAACATAAACCTGAGACGCCGGATCCTCTCCTACCAGTATGACGGTTAAATTGGGAGTAATTCCTTTGTTTTTAAGCCGTTCGATGCGCAGCCGAAGTTCCGCGCGAATGTCTTCGGCAACCTTTTTCCCATCAATTAAAATCGCTGACATATTTTCCTCTTTCTTCCTCACGGTAATTGAATACGTTCAATTGCCACAGCCTTTCCGGTTTCGCGGTTGATCCGGACAAAAACCCCGTTCAGTTTCAAATTTTCGGAAGCAACCTCGTACTGGCGGGGTGTCCCGTATAAAAATCTCTGAATCGCAATTTCTTTTTTCATTCCAATTACTGAATCGAACGGGCCGGTCATTCCGGCATCGGTAATATAGGCCGTACCGCCCGGCAAAATGCGCTCATCTGCCGTTTGAACGTGCGTATGTGTACCGATAACGGCCGACACTTTTCCATCCAGAAACCACCCCAGCGTAATTTTTTCTGCCGTGGCCTCCGCATGAAAATCCACAAAAATAACTTTTGTTTCCTTCGAAAGCCGATGCACTTCATTCTGAACCGCCCGAAACGGATCATCTGTGGGCATCATAAATGTACGTCCCTGGGCGTTAATGATCCCAACCTTTGTTCCGTCTTTGGCTTCCAGAATGGCGCTTCCATGCCCCGGATTCCCGCTCGGATAGTTAATGGGACGCAAAACCAGGGGATTTTTGCGCAACACCGCAACGGATTCCTTGCGGTCCCAGATGTGATTTCCACTGGTAATGATATCAACGTTCATCTGCAGAATATGATTGGCGATATTTTCCCGAATGCCTTTTCCCTTGTTCAGATTTTCACCATTCACAATCGTGAAATCGGCTTTTACTTTTTCCTGAACCGAACGAATGAGCCGTTCAAATATGGCCAGTCCCGAGTCGCCTACAATATCGGCGATAAAAAGAATCGTAACTATATTTTTGGCAGACATCTAAATCCTTCTTTATTTATTGGCGTTATTTGGCGTAATCTTCCGCGCGATACTCCCGAATCACCGTAATCTTGATTTGCCCGGGGTACTCCATCTCCGATTGAATTTTTTCGGCAATGGCCAGCGCCAGTTTTTCGGCTGCGGCATCCGTAATTTTTTCCGGCTCCACAATTACCCGAATCTCTCGTCCGGCCTGAATGGCGTAGGCCTTTTCAACCCCTTCAAAATCTCTGGCCAGCGTTTCAATCTTTTCCAATCGCTGAATGTACTTTTCCAGAATCTCTCGCCGGGCACCGGGCCGGGAGCTTGAAATTACGTCGGCAGCCTGAACCAGAATGGAGATGGGCGAAATAACCGGTACGTTATCCTCAAACGCTGCAATGGCATTTTGAACAATTGGCCCTTCGCCGTATTTTCGAGCGATTTCAACACCGATTTCCGAAAGCGTGCCTTCCGTGTAATTGTCAGACGCCTTGCCGATATCGTGCAGCAGACCCGCCCGCTTGGCCAGCTGAACATCCAGACCCAATTGGGCGGCCATCAGACCGGCCAGATGGGAAACCTCCATGCTGTGCTGTAACACATTCTGACCAAACGTGGTGCGGTATTTCAACTTTCCCAACAGACGAACCAAATCCGGGTGCAGGCCGTGAACGGCCGTTTCCATGGTGGTTTGTTCACCAATTTCCTGAATGCGCTCATCAAATTCAGCACGAGCCTTTTCCACGACATCCTCAATTCGGCCCGGGTGAATCCGGCCGTCCGAAATCAGCTTTTCCATGGCAATTTTGGCGACCTCACGCCGGACCGGATCAAATCCCGACAATAAAATCGCACCCGGCGTATCGTCAATAACAACCTCCACGCCCGTTTCCATTTCGAACGATCGAATATTCCGGCCCTCCCGTCCAATGATGCGCCCTTTCATTTCATCCGACGGCAGGTGAACCACCGAGACCGTTGTTTCCACAGAATGCGTCATGGCTGCCCTCTGAATCGCCTGAATGACGATTTCCTTGGCCTCACGATGCGCCGTCAGGCGTGCCTGTTCCTGAATCTCCTTGATAAGCTGGGCCGCTTCTGCCTCGGCTTCCTTCCGCATGGCATCAATCAAAATTTGCTTGGCTTCATTGCGGGTGAGTCCCGAAACTTCCTCTAACTTCTGATTTTCTTCCTGAATTAAGCGCTCTAACTCCTGTCCCCGCTTTTCCAATTCCCGTTTGCGTTGCGCCAAATTCTGTTCAATCTGCTCAAATTCCTTTTCCTTCTTCTTTAAAAAATCGGCCTTTCGATCAATATTTAACTCGCGCTGGTAAAGGCGTTTTTCAAGCTGCTGTAATTCATTTTTTCGCTGACGCGTTTCAGCTTCAAAGGTTTGTTTCTGTTTGTACCACTCATCCTTAACTTCCAGAATTCTGGTTTTTTTCAGGGCCTCTGCTTCGCGTTCGGCATCGGCAAGAATTCTTTCGGCCATTTCTTCCGCGTCAGTCAACTTGTGCTTTCCGGAAATCTTCCGCCCAAACCAACCGCCAGCAAACGCCAGGATGGCAATTCCAATCATCAGAAGAATGGTCATCGTTGTCATAATTCCTCCAGTCATCTATCCCCCATTTGTATTCGTTAACAATTTTTTTTAATATCTAAGTCCGCTCAAAAAAGCCTTTGCCCACGAATTGCACGAATTGATTTTATAAAAGATAAATACGTGCAATTGGGGATTACTCAAGCAAATTCAGATCGTCATCACCAAAAAAAATCCCCACCTCAAGTACTCTCAGAATTTGACCTACGAAGGGCCCAAATTCTAAAATTACTCCAAGTGGGGATGGATTTTAAAGTAACCTAACTACAGATTTTTAATCGGAAACGTCGTTAATCAGGTCCAGAAGGTCCTGTATTTTCTTCTCGTATTTTTCGATTAATTCAGACTTTTCCAATTGCTCGTGAAACAATTCATCTGTAATATTTAATGCAGCCAGAATAGCGACTTTTAACGCCGATTTTTGTGAAAGCTGCTGATCAATCTCCCGCATTTTTTGATCTACATAATCAGCAACTTTTACAATATAGTCAACATCTGCCTGACCTCGAATGGGATATTCCGAACCGTAGATATTGACTTTGATTGTTTTTTTGTCATCTGTCATGATGATTTCATGCTTCAGGAAGTGAATTTTCCAATACATCCAATTTGTGCAACATATCGTTTATTTTCTGACGAATCTTCTCGTCCTTTTCTTGATTCCCTTGCTGGTCAAACTGTGATTCCCGAAGGCGAACAATTTCTTCTTCCAATTGCTGAATCACCCGGTTTCTGTCCTGAAGCAATGTTACAAGTTCTGTGTTTTGTTCCTTAAGTAATTTATTTTCATCCAGAACCTTGTTTAAATGACTCACAAAGGAACTCAGTTTTTGCTCCAACTTCTCGAGATTGGAAAATTCCATAATTTTTTTCCTTCGTCATACTTTTAGGATTGACGAAGTTCGGCTCCAAGTTCTGACTTCAACTTCTTTAATAAAGCTGACTGCATGTCATTAATTTCTTCTTCTGTGAATGTATGATCCTCCGGAACATATTCAAGCCGCACAGCCACACTCTTCTTGTCAGAAGGGACTTGTTTTCCGGTGTACACATCAAATACGTCCACAGATTGTAAATGTTTTCCACCCCACTTGTGGATGTTTTTAATCAGAGTTCCCACCGGCATCGTTAAATCGACTAAAAGAGCCAGATCACGGCGCACTGTGGGAAATTTTGGAATGGGCACATAGCGTTTTGCCCACACCATTTCAGATTCAATTAAATCTAAATTTAGCTCAAATGCAAATAAATCAATGGGTACATCTAACCGTTCTTTCAATTCCTCCTTAATTTTACCCAGATACCCAAGTTTTTTTCCGTGATAGTTGATCGCCACAGAGGGATTAGAGAATGCCCAATGTGCCGCTTCAACATAAGTTACATTCTTAAGACTCAACTGATCGAGAAAATATTCTACAAAGCCTTTCGCATCAAAAAAATCAACGGGTTGAGGTTTGTGTTTCCAATGTTCAGGGCGCCTGGTTCCCGAAAGAATTCCCCCCAGATAAACCCCTTCTTCCGGACGGCCATCCTCAGGGGTCTTGTGAAAAACCCGTCCCACTTCAAACAGCCTGAAATTGGGCATTTGGCGAAAAATATTTCGCTGGGCAATGCGAGCCAGGCCCGAAATCAGCGTAGGGCGCAAAACCGCCATATCCTCACTGATGGGGTTTGCAAGCTGAACCGGCT
Coding sequences within it:
- the folD gene encoding bifunctional methylenetetrahydrofolate dehydrogenase/methenyltetrahydrofolate cyclohydrolase FolD → MSAILIDGKKVAEDIRAELRLRIERLKNKGITPNLTVILVGEDPASQVYVSMKKKACEALELFSETIRLPAQTTQEELVEHIERLNQDPSVHGILVQMPLPSHINSNQIIEVIHPRKDVDGFHPINVGRLVAGTPSFLPCTPAGVIELLTRYGYTPDGKHVVIVGRSNIVGKPLANLLIQKTPAGNATVTVCHTHTKNLSDLTRQADILIAAAGRPRTITGDMVKKGVVVIDVGVNRVDDPTQKRGYHLEGDVDFASVSEKAAAITPVPGGVGPMTIVMLMKNTVQAAEEQSGLI
- a CDS encoding TIGR00282 family metallophosphoesterase; protein product: MSAKNIVTILFIADIVGDSGLAIFERLIRSVQEKVKADFTIVNGENLNKGKGIRENIANHILQMNVDIITSGNHIWDRKESVAVLRKNPLVLRPINYPSGNPGHGSAILEAKDGTKVGIINAQGRTFMMPTDDPFRAVQNEVHRLSKETKVIFVDFHAEATAEKITLGWFLDGKVSAVIGTHTHVQTADERILPGGTAYITDAGMTGPFDSVIGMKKEIAIQRFLYGTPRQYEVASENLKLNGVFVRINRETGKAVAIERIQLP
- the rny gene encoding ribonuclease Y, which encodes MTILLMIGIAILAFAGGWFGRKISGKHKLTDAEEMAERILADAEREAEALKKTRILEVKDEWYKQKQTFEAETRQRKNELQQLEKRLYQRELNIDRKADFLKKKEKEFEQIEQNLAQRKRELEKRGQELERLIQEENQKLEEVSGLTRNEAKQILIDAMRKEAEAEAAQLIKEIQEQARLTAHREAKEIVIQAIQRAAMTHSVETTVSVVHLPSDEMKGRIIGREGRNIRSFEMETGVEVVIDDTPGAILLSGFDPVRREVAKIAMEKLISDGRIHPGRIEDVVEKARAEFDERIQEIGEQTTMETAVHGLHPDLVRLLGKLKYRTTFGQNVLQHSMEVSHLAGLMAAQLGLDVQLAKRAGLLHDIGKASDNYTEGTLSEIGVEIARKYGEGPIVQNAIAAFEDNVPVISPISILVQAADVISSSRPGARREILEKYIQRLEKIETLARDFEGVEKAYAIQAGREIRVIVEPEKITDAAAEKLALAIAEKIQSEMEYPGQIKITVIREYRAEDYAK
- a CDS encoding cell division protein ZapA, whose protein sequence is MTDDKKTIKVNIYGSEYPIRGQADVDYIVKVADYVDQKMREIDQQLSQKSALKVAILAALNITDELFHEQLEKSELIEKYEKKIQDLLDLINDVSD